TCCCCCAGGAGATAGCCCTTCTCAATAGCCCTTAAGTAGGGAGAAATCAAGGAAGTATTTGCAAAAAGGAAATGATAAATTGTTAAATCCTCAAAATCCCTAACCCTTGAGACGTTGCCTGGTTTTGGGACGGTAACCTCTATCAAGGGGCCGAGAATGAAGGCCCTTATTATCTCCTCCCTATCAACCATTTACTATCTCCACCCTCCCCATGACATCTTCCAGCTCAACTTTAACTTTCTTGTCCCCCTTAGCCTCGTTCTTTACATTCCCTAAAACGTCATCAACTTTTAAATCTACACTGTAGTTCCTGGGGACTAGTATCTCTAACTTCCCAAGGACATCTTCAGCTTTAACAAGCTTTAGAACCTTGACTCTTACCTTCCCCATGATATCGCCACTTTCAAAAACCTCCACCGGGGACAGCACTTCAACACTTCCCATTACATCACCTATTTTGAGTACCTTTAGCGGAGTTCCAACTTCAACTTTCCCCATTACTTTACCAACTTCTAGTTCACTTAGATTCCCTCTTACTATCACAATTCCATTCTTATACTTGTAACATTCACTACAGCTTATCACTACCTCATCCCCAAGTTGGGAGACATTTACCGGCAAATTGCTGGAAATAACTATCGAGGAATTTCCGCTCTCGACTATTAACTTCCCCGGAACGTTAGATATGTAAACTTTGCTTCCATTGTATACTCCTACTTCTTTAATTTCACCAGCCTCTAACAGAGGAGAGCATTCGCAATGACAGCTAGATAGCTTGAACCAGTCTCCGTGCCCAAGGGTGAATATCCCCAACAACGCCATGCCAAGGAAGGCCAACGCTAGCAATCCAACTATTAGTGCTACCACTAGAAATAGTGTTAGACCTAACAATCCACCCTTCTTCATGTCATACACCGACAAGAGTTAAATGAAAATAATATAAAAAATTTTTGATTAAACTATCTGAGCAACTTCACGAACTCCCTCATCCATGCATAGAGATCCCCAGGAACCCTAGAGCTTACCCAGTTACCATCAACGACAACTTCAGCATCAACCCAATCAACCCCAGCGTTTATCATGTCATCCTTTATCCCTGGGTAGCTCGTTCCTCTCCTGCCTCTCAGAACTCCCGCCGAAATTAGTATCTGGGGCCCATGGCATATGCTTGCAACTGGCTTTCCCTCACTGAACATCTTCCTCGCTATCTCTACGGCCTTCTCGTTGAGCCTGACCCTTTCTGGAGCTCTTCCTCCTGGGAGAACTAGTGCATCGAAATCATCCGGATTCACTTCGTCAAAGCTGAGGTCAACGTTCACCTGATATCCATGCTTCCCAGTTATTACTCCCCTCTTAAAGCTTGCAACGAGAACTTCATGCCCCTCCTCCTTTAGTCTGTGATACGGATAAATCAGCTCTACATCTTCAAACTGATCTGCACTTAGAATCAGCACCTTCACTCAGATCACCAAAGATAAATCTTAATATCCATTTTTAAGACCTTCTACCCATATTTGTGTACTTTCACAATCTCAATTCACACTTTAAAAAGGTACACACCTATGTTCAATTAACATTTAAAAGGGATAACTTTTAAGACCGGAATTAGGCGAGCCGAATGAGAGGTGGTGAGAGATGATAAGCATAAAGCCTGGAAAGATAACAGTTCAAGCTAATCCAAACATGCCCGAAGAGGTTGCCGCACTTTTCAAGAAGCAACATTATGAGATAGTTGGAAGGCACAGCGGTGTAAAGCTCTGCCACTGGCTAAAGAAGAGCCTAACTGAGGGCAGATTCTGCTACAAGCAGAAGTTCTATGGAATCCATTCCCACAGATGCCTCCAGATGACCCCAGTGTTGGCCTGGTGCACTCACAATTGTATATTCTGCTGGAGACCCATGGAGACCTTCCTGGGAACTGAACTTCCAGAGCCCTGGGATGATCCAGCTTTCATAGTTGAGGAGAGCATAAAGGCACAGAGAAAGCTATTGATAGGTTACAAGGGCAATCCGAAGGTAGACAAGAAGAAGTTCGAGGAGGCCTGGGAACCTAGGCACGCGGCCATAAGCCTCTCAGGGGAACCGATGCTCTACCCCTACATGGGCGACCTAGTTGAGGAGTTCCACAAGAGGGGGTTCACCACCTTTATAGTGACCAATGGAACAGTTCCAGAAAGGCTAGAGGAGATGATAAGGGAGGACAAGCTACCAACTCAGCTCTACGTTTCAATAACGGCACCGGACATTGAGACATACAACCGCGTTAACATCCCGATGATCCCAGATGGTTGGGATAGGATAGTGAGGTTCCTGGAGCTCATGCGCGATCTACCCACGAGAACAGTTGTTAGGCTAACCCTCGTGAAGGGAGAGAACATGCACAGTCCAGAGAATTATGCAAAGCTAATCCTAAAGGCCAAGCCAATGTTCGTCGAGGCAAAGGCTTACATGTTCGTCGGCTACTCAAGGAACAGGCTAACAATCAATAACATGCCGAGCCACGAGGATATAAAGGAGTTCGCGGAAGCCCTAGTTAGGCACCTTCCAGGATATCACATAGAGGATGAGTACGAGCCAAGTAGGGTGGTTCTGATAATGAGGGATGACATCGATCCTCAAGGAACTGGCGTCGAGGGAAGGTTCATAAAGCATTAGTTACATTTTTCTTTTGAAAGAGTCATCCCTCTTTTTATCCCTCTTGCTAGAAATGTTTGTTTGTGAGTGTTATCATCACATCCCAGCGAGGGTGAAGAGAAAAAGATAAACCCTTTAAACCACAAACCCACAAACCACTTCTGGAGGCGAGAACCATGGGAGAGGAAAGAAAAACCAGACAGGCCGAGGTTAACATAGGAATGGTTGGTCACGTTGACCACGGTAAAACCACGTTAACTAAAGCGCTAACCGGAGTTTGGACCGACACTCACAGTGAGGAGCTTAGAAGGGGGATAACGATAAAGATAGGATTCGCCGATGCCGAGATAAGGAGATGCCCAAATTGTGGAAGGTATTCCACATCTCCCGTGTGTCCATACTGTGGACATGAAACGGAATTCATTAGGAGGGTTTCGTTCATAGATGCTCCTGGTCACGAGGCATTGATGACTACGATGCTCGCTGGAGCATCCCT
The window above is part of the Pyrococcus sp. NA2 genome. Proteins encoded here:
- the pfpI gene encoding deglycase PfpI codes for the protein MKVLILSADQFEDVELIYPYHRLKEEGHEVLVASFKRGVITGKHGYQVNVDLSFDEVNPDDFDALVLPGGRAPERVRLNEKAVEIARKMFSEGKPVASICHGPQILISAGVLRGRRGTSYPGIKDDMINAGVDWVDAEVVVDGNWVSSRVPGDLYAWMREFVKLLR
- the twy1 gene encoding 4-demethylwyosine synthase TYW1 — protein: MISIKPGKITVQANPNMPEEVAALFKKQHYEIVGRHSGVKLCHWLKKSLTEGRFCYKQKFYGIHSHRCLQMTPVLAWCTHNCIFCWRPMETFLGTELPEPWDDPAFIVEESIKAQRKLLIGYKGNPKVDKKKFEEAWEPRHAAISLSGEPMLYPYMGDLVEEFHKRGFTTFIVTNGTVPERLEEMIREDKLPTQLYVSITAPDIETYNRVNIPMIPDGWDRIVRFLELMRDLPTRTVVRLTLVKGENMHSPENYAKLILKAKPMFVEAKAYMFVGYSRNRLTINNMPSHEDIKEFAEALVRHLPGYHIEDEYEPSRVVLIMRDDIDPQGTGVEGRFIKH